A DNA window from Paenibacillus sp. HWE-109 contains the following coding sequences:
- a CDS encoding methionine gamma-lyase family protein produces the protein MQFGDKVMGLMESAECTVEGAFRQIEKTIDLNQWKVIRAFQEHKVSDYHFASSTGYGYNDRGREVLDLVYADAMGAEAALVRPHFVSGTHTIGTALFGVLRPSEHLLYITGKPYDTLHKVIGKPGDGTGSLQDFGIGYSEVALTEDGAPDWSAITAAIQPNTKVIGIQRSRGYSWRPSFTIEQIGEMVRFVKEINPALIVFVDNCYGEFTELQEPTQVGVDLMAGSLIKNPGGGIAPSGGYIAGRRDLVELAAYRLTAPGIGGEVGAMLGATRAMFQGLFLAPHLVGQAVKGSVFAAAVFEELGFESHPRWQTPRTDLIQAIRFTSADHLITFVQGIQKAAAVDSHVVPEPWDMPGYEHPVIMAAGTFIQGGSLELSADAPIREPYIAYMQGGLTYSHCKLGVMTAIQHMEDKGLL, from the coding sequence ATGCAATTCGGGGATAAAGTCATGGGTTTAATGGAAAGCGCCGAGTGCACCGTGGAAGGTGCTTTCCGTCAGATTGAGAAGACCATTGATTTGAATCAGTGGAAAGTGATTCGCGCTTTTCAGGAGCATAAAGTAAGTGATTATCATTTTGCTTCATCGACTGGTTATGGGTATAATGATCGCGGTCGTGAAGTATTGGATCTCGTGTATGCGGATGCGATGGGAGCAGAAGCAGCGCTAGTTCGTCCTCATTTTGTATCAGGCACGCATACAATTGGCACTGCGTTGTTTGGCGTTCTGCGACCAAGCGAACATCTACTTTACATCACAGGGAAGCCCTATGACACATTGCACAAAGTCATCGGAAAACCTGGTGATGGGACAGGTTCATTGCAGGACTTCGGCATCGGATACAGCGAAGTCGCTTTAACGGAAGATGGCGCTCCCGATTGGAGCGCCATCACCGCGGCTATTCAGCCGAACACCAAGGTGATCGGTATCCAGCGCTCGCGCGGCTATTCGTGGCGCCCGTCGTTCACGATCGAACAGATTGGCGAAATGGTTCGCTTCGTCAAAGAAATCAACCCAGCCCTTATCGTGTTCGTCGATAATTGCTATGGGGAATTCACCGAGCTGCAGGAGCCGACGCAAGTTGGCGTCGACCTCATGGCGGGCTCGCTCATCAAGAACCCCGGCGGCGGCATCGCCCCTTCCGGCGGTTATATTGCCGGGCGGCGCGACCTTGTCGAGCTTGCCGCCTACCGCTTGACCGCCCCCGGAATCGGGGGCGAGGTCGGTGCCATGCTCGGCGCCACGCGCGCGATGTTTCAAGGGCTCTTCCTGGCCCCTCACTTGGTGGGGCAAGCTGTCAAGGGCTCTGTCTTCGCCGCTGCGGTGTTCGAAGAGCTGGGCTTCGAGAGCCATCCGCGTTGGCAGACGCCGCGCACGGACCTGATTCAAGCGATCCGCTTCACGTCCGCGGATCACTTGATCACGTTCGTGCAGGGCATCCAGAAGGCGGCTGCGGTGGATTCGCACGTGGTTCCTGAACCATGGGATATGCCTGGCTATGAGCATCCTGTTATTATGGCGGCAGGAACGTTCATCCAAGGGGGCAGCTTGGAATTGTCCGCAGATGCGCCGATTCGTGAGCCGTATATCGCGTATATGCAGGGTGGGCTCACCTATTCCCACTGCAAATTAGGAGTAATGACGGCCATCCAGCATATGGAAGACAAGGGATTGTTGTGA
- the hflX gene encoding GTPase HflX, whose amino-acid sequence MKTTSHMVEKEIDDRAVLVSLVTQKQKKNELLAEYSLQELVKLAETAGVLVLETMTQNKETKDAKWFIGKGKVEELKLRLEELGGNTAIFDQELSGAQVRNLEAALDVKIIDRTQLILDIFAQRAKTREGIIQVELAQLSYLLPRLSGQGKNLSRLGGGIGTRGPGESKLETDRRHIRGRIDELKAQLEEVVRHRTLHRERRKKTGVFQVALVGYTNAGKSTLLKQLTQADVYIENQLFATLDPTSRTMELPSGKEIVLTDTVGFIQNLPHDLVASFRATLEEANEADLILHVVDSSTDMRGEQMRVVAEVLEELGAHQKEQLTIFNKIDMCSQDDVEMLSTEGEFLKISAYNAADLERLRNVIQEKLMGESREFRIPADKGDIISLMYRIGDVLETDVDGEDMVFKVRLNTDDYVKVAHQLVAFDLQAQQELQDHEGESY is encoded by the coding sequence ATGAAAACAACTTCACATATGGTAGAGAAAGAAATCGATGACAGAGCTGTGCTCGTCAGTCTAGTTACGCAGAAGCAGAAGAAAAATGAACTGCTTGCCGAGTATTCCCTGCAGGAATTGGTCAAGTTAGCTGAAACCGCAGGCGTTCTGGTGCTTGAAACGATGACGCAGAACAAGGAAACGAAGGATGCCAAATGGTTTATCGGCAAAGGGAAAGTAGAAGAGCTAAAGCTTCGTCTTGAGGAGCTTGGCGGCAATACGGCTATCTTCGATCAGGAATTGTCGGGAGCGCAAGTGCGGAATTTGGAAGCTGCGCTGGATGTCAAAATTATTGACCGGACGCAATTAATTCTGGATATTTTCGCACAGCGCGCGAAAACAAGAGAAGGGATCATCCAGGTTGAACTAGCCCAACTGAGTTACTTGCTTCCTCGATTGTCTGGGCAAGGGAAGAATCTCTCCCGACTAGGAGGAGGTATCGGGACCAGAGGTCCTGGTGAATCCAAACTGGAGACGGATCGCAGACACATCCGTGGGCGTATTGACGAATTGAAAGCGCAGCTGGAAGAAGTGGTTCGCCACCGCACATTGCATCGGGAACGCCGCAAGAAGACCGGTGTGTTTCAGGTCGCCTTGGTTGGTTATACGAACGCAGGGAAATCAACTTTATTGAAACAATTGACACAAGCGGACGTCTATATTGAGAATCAATTGTTTGCCACGCTGGACCCGACTTCCCGGACGATGGAACTGCCAAGCGGCAAAGAAATTGTTTTGACCGATACCGTAGGCTTTATTCAGAATTTGCCGCATGATCTGGTTGCTTCATTCCGCGCTACATTGGAAGAAGCGAATGAGGCTGACTTGATTCTGCACGTAGTGGACAGCTCAACAGATATGCGCGGCGAGCAAATGCGAGTTGTTGCCGAGGTCCTGGAAGAACTTGGCGCGCATCAGAAAGAACAATTGACGATTTTCAATAAAATAGATATGTGTTCGCAAGATGATGTGGAGATGCTCTCAACGGAAGGCGAATTTCTGAAAATCAGTGCGTATAACGCGGCAGATTTGGAACGCTTGCGCAATGTCATTCAAGAAAAGCTTATGGGCGAAAGCAGAGAGTTTCGCATTCCGGCGGATAAAGGGGATATCATTTCCTTGATGTATCGGATTGGAGATGTGCTCGAAACGGATGTCGATGGGGAAGACATGGTGTTCAAAGTTCGCTTAAATACAGATGATTATGTCAAAGTAGCCCATCAATTAGTGGCCTTCGACTTGCAAGCGCAGCAAGAGTTACAAGATCATGAGGGAGAGAGTTACTAA